Genomic segment of Leopardus geoffroyi isolate Oge1 chromosome B2, O.geoffroyi_Oge1_pat1.0, whole genome shotgun sequence:
GAACTTCCTGTTCTCGCGGGAGCCAGAGGCGGGACTGCCACGTCCGAGCAAACCGGGAAAGGAGAAGATCCTGAAGCCGGTGAGAATTCCCTGCTTTACCCTACCGTCCTTTCCAGACCTTTTCCATCTTCTAGTGGATCATAGAGACTAGGGCCCAGAGAGTCCGTAAAGTGGAGGATCAAAGCCTAGAGCGGTGTCCCAGGGCCCTACATCCGGGAGGGGGTTCGAGATGAAGAGACCGAGTCTTGGGAACAATGTGGGTGGGGACAGAACGGAATGGGGGAGCGGCCCATAGAAGTGGACGGAGGGCACGAACGGAGTAAAACTGACCCTGCATAGGTGTAGAGTTGAGGGTCAAGTGGAGTCactatctctgtccctctggtCAGCGTGATGGCCAGGGGCCTGGGGGCTCCCCACTGGGTGGCCATGGGACTGCTGACCTGGGCGGCCTTGGGGCTGCTAGTGGCCGGACACGGGGGTCATGGCGACCTGCACCAGGACCTGCACGAAGACTTCCATGGCCACAGCCACAGGCGCTCACAAGAGGATTTTCACCATGGACACAGTCATGCCCATGGCCATGGCCACACTCACGAGAGCATCTGGCATGGGCATACCCACGGTCACGAACATGGACATTCACATGAGGATTTGCACCATGGCCATAGCCATGGCCAATCCCATGAGAGCCTCTACCACAGAGGACATGGACATGACCATGAGCACAGCCATGGAGGCTATGGGGAGTCTGGGGCTCCAGGCATCAAGCAGGACCTGGATACTGTCACTCTCTGGGCCTATGTGAGTCCccaggggatgggagagagaggggccgGTTCTGGATTGTTGGGACACCCCACACCACTTGACCCCTGACTCTCCCCTCACCAGGCACTGGGGGCCACAGTGCTGATCTCCGCAGCTCCATTTTTTGTCCTCTTCCTTATCCCTGTGGAATCAAACTCCCCCCGGCACCGCTCTCTGCTCCAGATCTTGCTCAGTTTTGCTTCCGGTGGGCTCCTGGGAGATGCCTTTCTGCACCTCATTCCTCATGCCCTGGGTAAGTGATTTTTGGCCACTACTGCAAAtcttaacatattttattctCTGGGCAGAAGGGTTCTTCATCCTTTGTGATCCTTGACCTTCCAATATTCCCCCAAATGCATGCCCCTTGGGCAGGGTATTCACTCATCtggctttttctcccccttcctctagAACCTCATTCTCACCACCCTCTGGAGCAGCCTGGACATGGACACTCCCACAGTGGTGAGGAAGGGGTGGATGGAGATGTATTGGGATGTTGAGAGAGGTCTTTCCCTCCCTGTTCTCCTCCTGCACTTGGGGAGGAGGAGTCTGGAATCCATATTTCCCTTAATGTCTCAATGCCTCTATTCCCAGGCCAGGGACCCATTCTGTCTGTGGGACTGTGGGTCCTCAGTGGAATTGTTGCCTTTCTTGTGGTGGAGAAATTTGTGAGACATGTGAAAGGAGGACATGGACACAGTCACGGACATGGACACGCTCATGGTCACACACAGGGAGGTCATGGGCATGGAAGACAGGGTGAGTACAGGAACAGCTTTCCTTGAAAGCCACCTTGCCTGTTGCAGAATCCCCTTACCTTACGGCTCTTCAGCAGGAGGGGACTTCCCTTTTGAGGACATTTCTGGAGATTTCTGTTCTCCACTCTACTAACTTCTTCCCTCAGAGCGTTCTTCAAAGGAGAAACAGAgctcagaggaagaagaaaaggaagcaggtgGGTCtcggaagaggagaggagggagcacAGGGCTCAAAGATGGGCCAGTGAGACCTCAGAattctgaagaggaaaaaaaaaggttcaggTGAGGGCCAGGGTTATCGATAAACTTGGGCAAAGGATATCACAAATCACGTGGAATATACACTGTGGGTAATGGCAGGTGTCTGAGAAACATGAAGGGGCTGGATGTGAAGTGGTCTCTGGGGGGAGATGTGATAATGGCTGAAGGGCTGGGACAAGGGGTGGTAGATGACTCTAACCATTGTCTTCCTTTTTACTTGTACAAGATCTGCGTGTATCAGGGTACCTGAATCTGGCTGCTGACCTGGCACACAACTTCACAGATGGTCTGGCTATTGGTGCTTCATTTAGAGGAGGTCGGGGGCTAGGGATCCTGACCACAATGACTGTTCTGCTACATGAAGTGCCCCATGAAGTTGGGGACTTTGCTATCCTGGTCCAGTCTGGGTGCAGCAAAAAACAGGTTGGTAATGATGTGCGTGAGACACGATTTCCTCAGTCTTTACCTCTCCTGTTCACCCACCCAAAACCCAAGATCGCCTTGCATTAGCTTCAGACAAGTTGGTACTGTTACAAACAATACAGCCTCTAGAAACGAGGGAAAagaacttctgtttctttgtcctGTGGCTCAGTATTTCTTGAATTCTAGTCCACAAACCGTCTGAATGGTTTATGAGGGTGTTTtacactgccccccaccctgacCTTCTGAATCAGAAGTTCTGTGGAAAGGAACTCTTTGATATTTTTAGGTTTTTCAGAAAGTGTCGATTCTAGATCCTCCTCTTTTTGCCTTATTCTTCAGGTCCCAAAGACATGCACCCTACCCATATATACCTGTACCCCACCAAACATGTCTAACCACTGATCATCTTTAGATGTTGTTGAAtgcctttctgtcttttctgccCACCAGGCGATGCGTCTGCAACTACTGACGGCAATAGGGGCACTGGCAGGCACAGCCTGTGCCCTCCTAACTGAAGGAGGGGCAGTGGGCAGTGAAGTTGCAAGTGGTACAGGTCCTGGCTGGGTTCTGCCATTCACTGCAGGTGGCTTCATCTATGTAGCAACGGTGTCCGTGTTGCCTGAGCTGTTGAGGGAGGCATCACCGTTGCAGTCACTTCTGGAGGTGCTGGGGCTGCTAGGGGGAGTTGTCATGATGGTGCTGATTGCCCACCTTGAGTGAGAGGTGGGGTAAACCGTCCCCACTCCAGCCCTAAATGTCTAGTGTGTAAGCCTTCCAGGTCAGGGGTCTGTGGAAGTTGGGGACCCTGGCCAGGGATGTCTGCTGAAGGAAGTTGTAAGCTAGGGAAGTGGTAACGTTGGCATTAGGGCCATCAAGATTTTGCAGTCTTATAAGAGCTGCAGAAGTGAGAATGAGAAGTCAGAGGGACCATAGTGTTAGTCATGTGCTGACCATGTTGTTGGGTTTAGGGGGTTAAATGGGGCCATGAAGAAGGCTGGAGAAGAGAGGTGATGACAGCCTACCCCGTGTCCCCTACCAAACCTGTTTGCAGAAAACCAAGCTACCAAGAGCAGGTTTATCCAAGGtccaccctcccttcccacctgtTGGTGGAAGCTTCAGGGAAGACCAGAGCCCTGGACAGAGTGGGTAGCAGGAAGAGTGGGGGATATACATCAATTAAACATCAATCGTGTGTCCTGATTTGGGAGTGATTGAGGGGGGGAGGTGGGCTTGCCAGTCTCatggcctgatttttttttcctattcttttgaTATCACTGAATTGAGGGGTAGGGGTGGTAACCGGAAATAAAGTCCTCGGATCTTCCGCCCCAAACGCggtctttgtcttttttgagagaatgagggCCCCTCATCTTCCCATTCCCCAGGCCCCCAAGCGGTGGCGCGTGACCACGCCCCCACGGTGGAGGGTCAGCCTGTGCTGGTGGCCGCCGAAGGCTCAAAGCTGGGCGGGCTTAGGTTGGCGCGGCTTTGCTCTTGCCACGCCTCCTTTGCGCTAGGATTGGTTCAGTGCTGGGTTCAGTGCCCGCCCACCCGCCGGCGGACATGGCGTCTCAGCTCCGTCTCCGCTCGGCGCTGGCCCTGGTCACAGGTTGAGGGAATGTTCTTCCAGGGCGGGTCGGGGTGCCGGAGTGTTGTCCGGGGACGCCCTTGGGGTCTGCAGCCGCTGTGACCTCTGGCCCCTGGTCTGAATTTTACTACTTTGCGCCCTGTTGACCCCTGACCCTGCCtactcctccctttctccccttccccccactccgtGTGTTCTCTCCCACCTCAGGCGCGGGTAGCGGCATCGGCCGAGCTGTCAGTGTGCGCCTGGCCAGAGAGGGGGCCGCCGTGGCCGCTTGCGACCTGGACGAGGCGGCAGCATGCGAGACGGTGCGGCTGCTGGGCGGGCGGGGGAGCGAGGAGGTGGCGCCCTGCGGGGGCCACGCAGCCTTCCAGGCTGACGTGTCTGAGGCCGGGGCGGTCAGGCGCCTGCTGGAACAAGTACAGGTGAACGCGAGACGACCTCGCCCCCTTTAAAGAGCCAACATTGATTGTCTTCACTAACCCGGCTCTACTTGGGTTTTGGTGTGTAACCGCCCCCTTCCATAGGCCTGCTTTTCTCGCCCACCGTCCGTCGTTGTGTCCTGTGCTGGGATCACCAGGGATGAGTTTCTGCTCCA
This window contains:
- the SLC39A7 gene encoding zinc transporter SLC39A7 isoform X1 — translated: MARGLGAPHWVAMGLLTWAALGLLVAGHGGHGDLHQDLHEDFHGHSHRRSQEDFHHGHSHAHGHGHTHESIWHGHTHGHEHGHSHEDLHHGHSHGQSHESLYHRGHGHDHEHSHGGYGESGAPGIKQDLDTVTLWAYALGATVLISAAPFFVLFLIPVESNSPRHRSLLQILLSFASGGLLGDAFLHLIPHALEPHSHHPLEQPGHGHSHSGQGPILSVGLWVLSGIVAFLVVEKFVRHVKGGHGHSHGHGHAHGHTQGGHGHGRQERSSKEKQSSEEEEKEAGGSRKRRGGSTGLKDGPVRPQNSEEEKKRLDLRVSGYLNLAADLAHNFTDGLAIGASFRGGRGLGILTTMTVLLHEVPHEVGDFAILVQSGCSKKQAMRLQLLTAIGALAGTACALLTEGGAVGSEVASGTGPGWVLPFTAGGFIYVATVSVLPELLREASPLQSLLEVLGLLGGVVMMVLIAHLE
- the SLC39A7 gene encoding zinc transporter SLC39A7 isoform X2; translated protein: MATCTRTCTKTSMATATVLISAAPFFVLFLIPVESNSPRHRSLLQILLSFASGGLLGDAFLHLIPHALEPHSHHPLEQPGHGHSHSGQGPILSVGLWVLSGIVAFLVVEKFVRHVKGGHGHSHGHGHAHGHTQGGHGHGRQERSSKEKQSSEEEEKEAGGSRKRRGGSTGLKDGPVRPQNSEEEKKRLDLRVSGYLNLAADLAHNFTDGLAIGASFRGGRGLGILTTMTVLLHEVPHEVGDFAILVQSGCSKKQAMRLQLLTAIGALAGTACALLTEGGAVGSEVASGTGPGWVLPFTAGGFIYVATVSVLPELLREASPLQSLLEVLGLLGGVVMMVLIAHLE